A part of Cryptococcus neoformans var. grubii H99 chromosome 6, complete sequence genomic DNA contains:
- a CDS encoding DNA-directed RNA polymerase II subunit RPB3 yields the protein MNGYYDPQQHQSTNIEIPQGPTNQPRLLLRNLNESDATFHLSGVELAYANSLRRVMMADVPTIAIDQVLFMQNTTPLADEMIAHRLGLIPLISRNVSKGLRYTRDCDCDEGCYYCMVTLRLKVAFSGNDGEQFMRVTSDMLEVVPSPGGPPPPNPYGPPPELSEEDRIIINNRDPEMGQPIGKGNPTVPPILIAKMGKGQEIDVLCKAYKGIAKHHAKWSPLSTVAFEYDPYNKLRHTTHWFETDERAEWPLSSNAAFETPPNPAEPFDYNAVPSTFYFSAESVGSIPVRSVVEQGLDLLIEGLANVVLGVQKETGGEEEEGEDGAAADGVVGDGMGMGMGGGLVEPNIPVEIGQGQMAMGSGYGGYGSQQGYGGSW from the exons ATGAACGGATACTATGACCCCCAACAACACCAGTCGACTAATATCGAGATCCCGCAAGGCCCTACGAATCAACcacgtcttctccttcgtAACCTCAATGAGTCGGACGCcactttccatctttctgGCGTGGAGCTCGCCTATGCGAACAGTCTGAGAAGAGTTATGATGGCCGATGTACCTACTATCG CCATCGATCAAGTCCTCTTTATGCAAAATACAACGCCATTAGCAGACGAAATGATTGCCCACCGTTTGGGTCTCATTCCTCTTATCTCCCGTAATGTCTCGAAGGGACTTCGCTACACTCGAGACTGTGACTGTGACGAAGGATGTTATTACTGTATGGTAACTTTGAGATTAAAGGTAGCTTTCAGTGGGAATGATGGAGAGCAGTTCATGAGGGTGACGAGTGATATGTTGGAAGTGGTGCCGAGTCCTGGTGGC ccCCCCCCTCCCAATCCTTATGGACCTCCGCCTGAACtttcagaagaagatcgcatcatcatcaacaatcGTGATCCTGAAATGGGCCAGCCTATTGGAAAGGGAAATCCCACTGTACCTCCGATATTGATCGCAAAGATGGGCAAAGGGCAGGAGATTGATGTTTTATGCAAGGCTTATAAG GGTATCGCTAAGCATCACGCCAAATGGTCTCCCTTATCAACTGTAGCCTTTGAGTACGACCCTTATAACAAGCTTCGTCATACAACGCATTGGTTCGAGACCGATG AACGTGCGGAATGGCCTCTCTCTTCAAATGCCGCGTTCGAAACTCCTCCAAATCCCGCAGAACCATTCGACTACAATGCGGTCCCGTCCACATTCTACTTCTCCGCCGAATCTGTTGGTTCCATCCCTGTCCGTTCCGTCGTCGAACAAGGTCTCGATCTTCTGATAGAAGGCCTCGCAAACGTCGTGTTGGGCGTACAGAAAGAGACTGGtggcgaagaggaagaaggggaagatggggCTGCTGCAGATGGAGttgttggggatgggatgggCATGGGCATGGGAGGGGGTTTGGTAGAGCCAAATATACCTGTGGAGATAGGTCAAGGTCAGATGGCCATGGGAAGTGGGTACGGAGGGTACGGATCTCAGCAGGGTTATGGAGGTTCATGGTAG
- a CDS encoding N-terminal acetyltransferase A complex catalytic subunit Ard1: MDIRQATIDDLLGMQNANLLNLPENYTFKYYLYHALTWPELSYVAVDPKGRIVGYILAKMEEEPSDAPSGHVTSISVLRPYRRLGLANKLMKQSQEAMVAHYDAHHITLHVRKSNRAAISLYRDTLGFEVHGMEKSYYADGEDAYGMRYVFKKPEESLKE; this comes from the exons ATGGATATTCGACAAGCAACG ATAGACGACCTCCTCGGTATGCAAAATGCCAACCTTCTCAACTTACCAGAGAACTACACTTTCAAATATT ATCTTTATCACGCTTTGACATGGCCGGAGCTGTCGTATGTGGCTGTTGACCCAAAGGGGAGGATTGTAGGGTACATTCTCGCCAAGAT ggaagaagaacccAGCGACGCTCCTAGCGGTCACGTCACCTCCATTTCCGTCCTTCGGCCATACAGACGGTTGGGTCTCGCCAACAAACTCATGAAACAATCTC AGGAAGCCATGGTAGCCCACTACGATGCACACCACATCACATTACATGTTCGAAAATCCAACAGAGCGGCTATTTCCCTTTACAGGGATACGCTTGGATTCGAGGTTCAcgggatggaaaagagctACT ACGCTGATGGTGAGGACGCTTACGGGATGCGATATGTGTTCAAGAAGCCTGAAGAATCATTGAAGGAATAG